The genomic window ATCTCTCAGCTCAATGTGTGAGACttgttttgaaggaagaagtAAGATTTGCTATGAAACAATTAGCATGCATGGGTTTGGATGAGCAGCAGATGAGGAACAAACAGGCAACTGGGAAGCTGTGACATGTGGCAGTGTGAATGTACCCTTGAGTCTAGTCCAGCATCTCCCTAAGTACCATTCACCCTCATGCAGGAGAAGCTGGTGCTGATTGTTTTGTGTCAGAGGGCCAGGCTGTGATAGCCTCGCTCGCAGCAGGTACACCTTACCTTGTTGAGATGCCACTGTCTTGATTTTTGTGGCATGATGTGCACATCAGCATGAATACAGATGCATCTGCCCCTTAGAGCTGGCCTTTCCAGATGTGCAGCTGTCACCAAAGGTGCACCATCATTATGTTTCAAGGGGGTGAAGTGAAGCATGGGAGTGTTATGTGACTGCTTCAGGGTCCTGCTGGTCATCCTGGGGATTCTGAGCAGCATGTAGAAATGCCTCTCTCTGCCCAAGCACTCTCAGCCCTATCACACTGAGCATTTTGTATAGATTTTAGTAAGAACAGCAACTCACTTTCATATTGAAAAACAGCATCAATCTTCCCATTAATTCCTGGAAATATATCTCTTATCAGTAATGGCTTCCTATCCATAGACTGACTTCTTTTATCATAACTGAGAAAAGAGATAAACAAACAGGAGTCAATGAAATCCGTAAACAACTCTTGATTAATTCTCTCAGCACATTATCTCCTACCTATCAACAGATAACCAAGTTCATTGAAGATTTTCAGTATTATTTAGGTAGAGAGACACAATTTGCCATAAATTCATTATTACTCTGTTAGCTGCACTGGGTGAATTTCTTCTATTTACTCCGCCTTAACATACATCTAAGAATACCTAATATTGGAACTATCACCATAAATCTGCTTTATGTTTTTTATGAGAGACCATGCCTCAAGGAGTGATAGATAATAGATCAAAAAAAAGAGTGCTTTCATGTTATATCTCTGTAAGAAAAGTTTATCAGGAAAAatctaggggtttttttctgaagtgataAGCTATTTTAAGTCAATTTACTTAAGTTACTTACAGCAAGCTATTACATTATTAGTGAAGTGGAGTTTATCTATCAGTGCTGGAATAAGAGGGCTTGTGAAAGCTTTTCCCTTCTATAATTTGCTTAACAGGAGATTTAATGATCTAACTCTTCATCATTCAAGTTACAAGAGTTCGACCTAAAATGTTGAAGTCTAATCTTCTGCCTAAACTACAAATAAGTGGCTGAATAGTTACTCTGTGGTGATCTCTGTATGTACAATCATTTGGGCATTGtggtggaaggaaaaagaagttttgTTCATCTGCAATACTTCAGGTTATTTACTGCTTCCACTACATGAGCACTTTCTTTGTTAGAAATCTACGTCCTGTAAGACAAACTTGAGCAGTAGGGACtggattggaaaaaaaaaaaaaaatgataacCATTCACAGCAGATAATTCATTGCAGTACATAGCATTTATCAGCAACTTTATGAAACTATCTGTTAGTAACTGGAAAATGGGTGACATTCTCCTTCTTACTCCACAGAAACATATTTGATAAAATAGTGAGCTTCTGCCTGATTTCCTGAGATGACCTGGGGAGCTGTATGATGGCTTTTTAACCAAGGCagctaaatgaaaacaaaaaaccaaacaaactgtTAAATAGTTAAATCAACTAAAAGGAGAACTTACAAGTACTCTTCCACctcctttcaaatatttttcaacaaCTAGTTGTGACACTGAAAGAGATCACCAGAAGTGCCTGACTAATGCATCCTAAATCATGACAGGATATTGATCATGTGGTTATGTTTGTTTCTATTTATAAAGTAATACAGGAAATATTACCTCCAAAATTTGTCCGCTATGAAGTAATATGTTTTGCCCTCATTTCCATTATGAAAAGCTGCATCAATTTTGGTAACATCCTTTGAAAAACCCAGGGTTTTGAGTTTTTGGGGGTATCCAGGAAGTATGGTATCTCCCCTCACAACCCAGAATTCATTCCCTATTAAGAAAAGTTGATAACAACATGTTATGAGAGTCTTCTTCTGGAAATGACACAATCCTTTTCATGAAATCTAATGGTTACCTTAAAATGACCACTGTACTTGCAAATAACTGAAAATAGTTGTAGAGTCCAAAAAAATGCAATAATTATCCACATaactttttttgaaaactgaaatttcacTCCTTCTTCATACTTATATTCGTTTCCCACAAGCTTGGAAGAAGCAGGTGGTATCATTCTTAAACTCAATAGataatttcccagaaaaaaagaaaagtaatgaCACTTATTCTGGGGGGGAAATTTTTCTAtgtggatattaaaaaaaaagatacatgtTCTTTAACTTGGATAATGCTTTTGTTATCTCTGTGATTGAACACACACAAATTTATTGGACTAAATTAAAGATTGTGGAATCCTACAGAAACAGTTTAAGTGATTTTGAAACCAGACACAAAATGTCAAGGCTAGTTGGGAATATaacatgtgaaaataaaaagacaacattttacctttaaaaatgaccatttcatctttttcagaaatttcaTATGCAGCATCAACACCAGGTGGCAGCCGTGGCCAGAATGACGATATCAAATCAAAATCAGCTGTTCTGACTGCTGGATGTTTGCGCCAAATATGCCTCGTGTAAATACATAACAGGTTTTAAACAAAATCAGATATTCACACACATTAATGCATGATACCACATCATGGCAACAGGGGCAGTATATATCAGACTAAACTCAACCATGTACACTGAGTTAGTTATACTACATTCCCTGTAAAGTTGATGTAAAGACAGTTATTTGCATGGTGGGATTGTTCTCTTCTTGATGCAGACATCTAAAATAGGTCAGATGAACCCTTTTgtcaaaacatttatttccccTAATGCAGAAATTGAACTTAGAGGGACCTGGCTCACGTGGCTGGTATGGGGTAAGACTTTGGGAACAAAAGtgcacttttcctttctttttattattatactAAATCCTCACTACAGAGGCTCTTCAAGTAGGTATTTGTCAGGGCTGTCTCAGCTCTCTCAAAGCAAAGACACCGAAGAGGGTATGAAGTATCCCAGAGCTGGTGATGTGTTTTGCCAAACATGTTTTGCTCTCCCAGATGCTGAACACTTGGGACTTGTTTACAGCCTAAAGTGAAAACAGCCCATGTTTGCAGAGGAGCCATCTTTTCACCCTCCATTCACAGCAGCCCCTGTTCCAAAAGTCATCCTCCTCCTTAAACCTCTCTCTTTATTTCTCCACCAccctctttgtttttgttttccatctcttctcctgATTCCCTGTCTTGTCTTCCTGTCTAAAATGGCTGATATTCTgattaaagttatttttctctgctgtggggcataatttaaaaagtgacacCCAGCTATTTTACTTCCAGAAGCTGACTTACTTGTCTTTAAAGAACATTATTTCTCCACGGAAAGTGGTGACAGCATCAAAAGTTAAattggagctgcagctgtttggCAATACAGGATCTTTTGACTCAGTTGGGTCTTTTATCTCAGTAGATTCCCTTTGATCATTGTTTGTGTTAGGAGATGGTCCTAAAAGAAGCAGTTTATGGAAGAAATTTTAGTGTGAACTCATTGAGGTATACCAATACACAAAAATGTCACTGAAAGGTATCCAAAGTCTTTGAAATTATAAGCAGTAGTTGatgaaaaaatctgaattacCATAGAGGTACTGTATGCCAGTAATATCATCCTGATGAAGAAGGAGTACTGAAGGGTCAAACTTCCTGTAAACTGGATACATCAGAGAATTGGGATCTTTGGAATGGTAAAGTCCCAGTGAATGGCCAAACTCATGGGCAGCAACATAAAACAGGTTCGTGCCTGAAAACATCAAATAAAACACATAATAGGAGACTGGTGTCTTTTTATTTGTCCTGAAAAACATGGAGCGCATAAGGTAGGTCAGAGGCTTTCAGAACTGCTTGCTTAAGCAAATGAAATTCTTGTTGGAAATTCAGTTGGAGATGAAATTCTGGtcagaagtaaaaataatggaATTGTTATAGCAGAGTACAAGGAAATAGTCTGTAGATCCTGCAGAATTCAGTGTGGGAGAAGGACCCTGGGCCAGTGCAAGTGAGGTAGCTGTGAGGGAAGAAGTTGGAGGAGTGGAGAGAGGGAGGGCCCCCTTAAAAATAAGTCTCTCTCCGGTGCATGGCAGAAGCTGAGTTGGGGACTTAAACTAGAAGCTCAGAGGTTTTATATAGCTATGAAACCAGCTGTCCAGTGCTCCTTCAAATCAGCAGCAATTTAAACACTTCTTAAAGAAGAGAGGAGACAGACACTGCGCTCTTGATTCCATGTGCAACTTTCTTCAGGAATGATTTGGAGATCTTAATTACCTACCCTCTGTGCTTTTGGTCCATGTTTCATCCTCATCAAAGTGAGCATCTCCACCAAAGTCCTTGCCAGGTGCATAGGCATGAGCAAGGGAGCCTCCTGGGCCGTCAAATGGGATGAAGTCGTTGTGAGCTGAAGAACAAATCCCATACAAGCTGACTGGGGGTTCCTGCACACATTGAGCAGCACATAGCAGGTATAGATCCAGTGAGCTACTGGCAGCTCCctatattttcttcctctctctcttcatcTGCCTCTATGCCCTCCCCCAAAGTCTGTCAAGAATTATAGCCATAGCACCTAGAGCAAGAACTGTGTGTTTCTGTCTGCTTGTTCAACTGGACATTGAACTTCACATGTGCTATGTATGGGAGAAATCATTCCAGTTCAACTGCTCCTTATACTGCAGCAACTTGGCAATTACTCAGTTGCATAAAGATTTACCTCTGGCTGCAAAGGAGATCATTATGTCTGCATCACCTCGGTCCTTCTTGATGAATCTCAGTGGGGTCACACTGCTCCAAACACTTAACGCCTTCTTGATCACTGCATTGACATCTGCTGGACGCAGGTCCGGTGTGTAGTTTACTATCcttcaaaatataaaaagaacCAGTTGTGTTCTTACCACTCACCCTGTATTGCACACTGTCTTGACATGAAGAATTCCATTGTGATTACCTGTATGTCAGGACTTGTTTTGTCCATTTTGGCTCTCCTGCAAAGGTGGAGAACCCAGCTATGTCAGGGAATCCACAGCGGCGTTTCTGTACCAAGTCCAAAGTGCCAGAATCCAGTTTCCCTGTCACCTCCAGCCCAAAGAAttcttgcatttcttttaatttttgggACGTTGCACTGTCACTTTTCCAAACAAAAGATTCCCCATCCTTCTTAAAGCCATAGTAATTTTCCAGGTACTTCtaatggaaaaaaccaaacccaacactTAGAACAACCAATAGTGTTAGCTTTTGTAGCTTATAAAGTATTATACAAACACCAGTCAGTCATAAGCCTTTGgtacttttctttctgttctatGACAGCATGGATAATAGTTTGTTAAAGCCTGtatgaatatttttctcttaatagtagtttttttacattgtattatcactataaatattttgtagctatcaaaaatacttttaaaattagtatttgtttaacaaattattttttgataaTGTGCCCTCCACTTACCCTGTGCCCTAGGGTTACCTAGAGTCCTTTAGAGGAAGTAATTGGAAATACACAACTGAATATAAAATTTCAATAGTTGTATCCCATTTCCCTACATTTTAGATAgtaataattcagaaaaaaatgctataCTTATTTCATGAAGAGTTATGTTTCATAATATTACACGTCACATAAATAACCACATTTCTACGTGAACTACAAACCAACCCTAGACTGACTCAGAAGTTTAATTATTTGTAGAATTAACAGAGTGAATGAATGCATCATTGGATTTAATTGATctcttaaaaaaagtaaaataagatGAGTTGGTGCTAAAGTAGCCTTTGTCATCACAGTACCCCCCTCCATTCTGAGAAATATTCAATCAGTTATTTATTCTACTTGCTCTTTGGCTGCTCTATACTGGTTACACAGACTGCCGTGGATGCTCAACAGTAGCTAAACATCTCCCCAGAGGTCTGCCTTCCTCACCTGGATAAGCTTCAGGCCTTCTTCCTTTGTCTGCCTTGTATCTGcaggaaaagcacaggaaagTGCTGCACATAATAATAGGAGAAATGGGCGATTTTCCATTCTCATTTGCACTAATCTTTAGAGAGGTCTTTTTTGCAGTCTTCCACACACCTGCTTCACCTTTATATagtatttgtttgctttataaAGCTTTCCAATCCCTGACTCATTGATTCTCACAATGTCTAGCTAGCAACAGAACATGAAAACAAGGGTTTTGCCATAAAACAGATCAGTGCTGTCTTTCATCCGGTTCCACCCTTGTGCAGGTTTTGCAACATGGAAATATGATTAATGAGAAGATAATAGACCTGTAGATCTTTTTAATAAGCTTATTAACCTTTTAATTGTTAAAATGTAGTCTAACGCTCCAAAACTTAAAGCATATCTCTTTACTGCTTTCCATTCGAAGATAATATTGATTTCAAAAGGGTTGTTGAAGTACCTAAAGTGACAAATATTCACAGAAGGTTACAGGACTGTAGACTACAAACAGAAATTAGTTTtctaggtttcttttttttttttttgggggggagggggtgggtgggtggatTTATACCTTTTTTTTGGAGGCTATTATAGTGCCACCATCTTTCTCTTTGATAGAGTCCTGTCAGTGTTTTAACTCCTTGCTTGATGAAGCAATGCTTTGTTTAtgcagtttttttaaaagagtttgCACCTGGattaaacattctttttttttttctgcaggaaaatgtgaaattaacacaaataaatgaaaatactgtttccagcatatataaaaattataaaaattgaGCCAAGACATTTTCATGTTACTTTTATTCAGCAGTTTTTTCCACTGTTCTCAGAGAATTGCCCAAAGACTTTGTATTTCACACTCTCCTTCTTTGATACTTACTATAAGGTTTTTAAAAGCGCTGAGGTTTTCTGGGTCAAACTCTTTGATGGCTGTTCTTGTCACAGAGAGGTTCCTCTGTTCTCCATTTCTGCCATTGGTGGTAAGAACTGCTGACACTCAACAGCAGGTTCACTCTAGATTGGGTCCACTTTTCCTCCATGCCCACTTCTGCTTGGGGCTGACAGAGGATTTTGGGTAAGCCTGCAGTGCAGGTGGGACTTTGAATGTGCAGAGAGATAAACTCCCTTCCACAGAGCTGGTGGGATAATAGACATGTGAAAGGAGAGGTTATAAATATATTGTGCACTTGAGATatttgctgaaataatttcctgCTGAAGAGCATTTTGTTGGTACCAGAAGGAtccccagagcacagcatgcCAGTGGCCATCCATAGGCAGGACGAGAGCGATTGCTGGATCTGGGCAGCTGAAACAGGGACTGTCACCAGCAAGTCTGGTGGGACTCCACAAAGGTTATCTGGTCACTGAGGACTGAATTCCTACCCTAAGAGCAGACACCTACCTGTGGCATTTCCACTGGGGAGAGAACCCCTCCCTAGACCTGGAAGGATTTGGACAGGCTCTGGGAATAACCTAGAAATGGGCCAGCTGAGCTGTCAGGAAGCAATTCCCTGAGGGAGATTTTGATAATGGCTCCACTCACACAGTTATTTGAGGTGTACCTGGGTGGGTGAGATGAATCTAAAAATTGGCTGCAGAGTTCTCCTGTGCAGCTTAAATACTTCTCTACAGAAACAGCTTCTGGTACTTACAGCTCCCCTATAGCCTtccaactcttttttttttctcttccctcagtgTCTCTGTGTGTACTAGAAGGAAAAAGTAACTTTCCAGCCTGTAGGACTTAAATTTTCATTGCTCACCTTTGTCTCTAATGAGAGGGGTATTGGAAGCCGTCAAAACCATCTAAGAATGTATTGATGAAATTTTTACGGTTTTCTAATTATCAGCCTCCTCAAGGACATACTTTTGCTACTCTGTCGACCTCTTACTCACTTTTCTTGTTACTATTCCCCATTTCCCTCAGGACATCATTCACCTAGAGATCAATCATCTAGAATATGCTTTGTGAAGAAAGTTCCATAATCACAGAGATCTTCTTTGATGTTGTTCTTTGAGGTGACTTTATCCAGAAGTAGCACAATATATAATGT from Corvus hawaiiensis isolate bCorHaw1 chromosome 2, bCorHaw1.pri.cur, whole genome shotgun sequence includes these protein-coding regions:
- the LOC125322156 gene encoding stromelysin-1-like, yielding MRMENRPFLLLLCAALSCAFPADTRQTKEEGLKLIQKYLENYYGFKKDGESFVWKSDSATSQKLKEMQEFFGLEVTGKLDSGTLDLVQKRRCGFPDIAGFSTFAGEPKWTKQVLTYRIVNYTPDLRPADVNAVIKKALSVWSSVTPLRFIKKDRGDADIMISFAARAHNDFIPFDGPGGSLAHAYAPGKDFGGDAHFDEDETWTKSTEGTNLFYVAAHEFGHSLGLYHSKDPNSLMYPVYRKFDPSVLLLHQDDITGIQYLYGPSPNTNNDQRESTEIKDPTESKDPVLPNSCSSNLTFDAVTTFRGEIMFFKDKHIWRKHPAVRTADFDLISSFWPRLPPGVDAAYEISEKDEMVIFKGNEFWVVRGDTILPGYPQKLKTLGFSKDVTKIDAAFHNGNEGKTYYFIADKFWSYDKRSQSMDRKPLLIRDIFPGINGKIDAVFQYESFLYFFSGRKQFEFDLDKKRVARFLKTNFWFPC